In one Streptomyces sp. NBC_01241 genomic region, the following are encoded:
- a CDS encoding Tn3 family transposase: protein MNGTCAARDAAWWGQGIACASDSKKFGSWSSNSMTEYHGGYGGNGVVFYWHVQRKNVCIYSQLKSCSSSKGVAVIEGLLWHCTGAAIESNYVDTHGASVVRFAFTELLNFRRLPRLKNIGSFPPVRPRRSAARLARARRLTAPADPLGPDRAAA, encoded by the coding sequence GTGAACGGTACCTGTGCCGCCCGGGACGCCGCATGGTGGGGCCAAGGCATCGCGTGCGCTTCGGACTCGAAGAAGTTCGGGTCCTGGTCCTCGAACTCCATGACCGAGTACCACGGCGGCTACGGCGGCAACGGCGTGGTGTTCTACTGGCACGTCCAGCGGAAGAACGTCTGCATTTACTCGCAGCTGAAGTCCTGTTCGTCGTCGAAGGGCGTGGCGGTGATCGAGGGCCTGCTGTGGCACTGCACGGGCGCCGCGATCGAGTCGAACTACGTCGACACGCACGGCGCGAGCGTGGTCCGGTTCGCCTTCACCGAGCTGCTCAACTTCCGTCGGCTGCCCCGGTTGAAGAACATCGGCAGCTTTCCGCCTGTACGGCCCCGACGAAGCGCCGCCCGGCTGGCCCGCGCTCGTCGGCTCACTGCCCCGGCCGACCCGCTGGGACCTGATCGAGCAGCAGCATGA
- a CDS encoding AraC family transcriptional regulator: MRTFVRGAAMWGVECPRRPSRVAGVTMAGFRARDLEALRIVPYPAVTLLLEFGAGSPVLECAAGRQQRGSFVAGPGLGSGGAVRARGENVECVQVRLSPVIARAILGASPADLDGAVVSLGDLWGREASRIREQLGDLSSWQDRFVLTDALLARRHEAGPLVDPEVAWAWRRIVVSRGLARVDGLAAEVGWSRKRLWSRFRSQLGLPPKRAVKLVRFDHAAHRLVAGEGAAQVAAETGYADQSHLHRDVMAFTGATPATVAGEPFLAVDDIAWPSRGTTAIPHVSKELRLGRRPEVRRLPL; encoded by the coding sequence ATGCGGACCTTCGTGCGCGGTGCGGCCATGTGGGGCGTTGAGTGCCCGCGGCGGCCCAGCCGGGTGGCCGGTGTCACCATGGCCGGGTTCCGTGCCCGTGACCTGGAAGCGCTCCGGATAGTCCCGTACCCGGCCGTGACGCTGCTCCTGGAGTTCGGCGCCGGTTCGCCCGTCCTTGAGTGCGCCGCAGGACGGCAGCAGCGGGGAAGCTTCGTCGCCGGGCCCGGGCTCGGGTCCGGAGGCGCGGTCCGGGCACGGGGGGAGAACGTCGAGTGCGTGCAGGTGCGCCTGTCCCCGGTGATCGCACGCGCGATTCTGGGCGCCTCCCCCGCCGACCTCGACGGCGCCGTCGTTTCGCTGGGCGACCTGTGGGGCCGGGAGGCGTCACGGATCCGCGAGCAACTCGGCGATCTCTCGTCGTGGCAGGATCGCTTCGTGTTGACGGACGCTCTGCTCGCCCGCCGACATGAGGCGGGGCCGCTGGTGGACCCGGAGGTGGCCTGGGCCTGGCGCCGGATCGTCGTCAGCCGTGGCCTGGCCCGGGTCGACGGACTCGCGGCCGAGGTCGGGTGGAGCCGTAAACGGCTGTGGTCCCGGTTCCGGTCGCAGCTCGGCCTGCCGCCCAAGCGCGCCGTGAAGCTGGTCCGCTTCGACCATGCCGCCCACCGCCTGGTCGCGGGTGAAGGCGCGGCCCAAGTCGCAGCCGAAACCGGCTACGCCGACCAGTCCCACCTGCATCGGGACGTCATGGCGTTCACCGGGGCAACCCCCGCGACCGTGGCCGGCGAGCCGTTTCTCGCCGTTGACGACATCGCATGGCCCAGCCGCGGAACAACCGCCATACCTCACGTCTCCAAGGAGCTCCGGCTCGGTCGTCGGCCGGAGGTGAGACGGCTACCGCTGTGA
- a CDS encoding alpha/beta fold hydrolase, with the protein MTVSDGDPYVNGGAEATESSTLSLDDGDIYVCQDGPRDAPVLLLIHGSASSTRSWNSMVPLLTGTHRVIRIDLLGHGRSAKPADRSYAIPDQARRAGVALDRLGVEHAVVVGHSSGGVVATALAEQRPDLVTALALVNTGPSLDAFIAPESAATGPSQWPPTDEQLRRFASTGFSRAGYQIPEELLDDVRAMTHHTFTTTMRATRSYLEQQVLPDRLTVLGKPLLVIFGEDDRRWRSSSASDYRAVPGAEVELLPGLGHSPLLEDPPRTATPLLAFTTIHAVRVD; encoded by the coding sequence ATGACTGTTTCTGACGGCGATCCCTACGTGAACGGCGGCGCCGAGGCCACCGAGAGTTCCACCCTGTCGCTGGACGACGGCGACATCTACGTGTGCCAGGACGGCCCCCGCGACGCCCCCGTACTCCTGCTCATCCACGGGTCCGCGTCCTCGACCCGCTCGTGGAACTCGATGGTTCCACTGCTGACCGGAACTCACCGCGTCATCCGGATCGACCTGCTCGGGCACGGCCGGTCGGCCAAACCGGCCGACCGCAGCTACGCGATCCCGGACCAGGCACGTCGGGCCGGCGTGGCACTGGACCGGCTCGGCGTCGAGCACGCCGTGGTCGTCGGTCATTCCAGCGGTGGCGTGGTCGCCACCGCCCTCGCCGAACAGCGGCCCGACCTCGTGACCGCGCTCGCGCTCGTCAACACCGGACCCAGCCTGGACGCCTTCATCGCACCGGAGTCCGCCGCAACCGGCCCCTCGCAGTGGCCGCCGACCGACGAGCAGCTCCGGCGGTTCGCGAGCACGGGTTTCAGCCGCGCGGGCTACCAGATCCCGGAAGAGCTCCTGGACGACGTGCGCGCTATGACTCACCACACGTTCACCACGACGATGCGGGCCACCCGCTCCTACCTGGAGCAGCAAGTGCTGCCGGATCGGCTGACGGTCCTGGGCAAGCCGCTACTGGTGATCTTCGGCGAGGACGACCGCAGATGGCGATCCTCATCCGCCTCCGATTACCGCGCCGTTCCGGGCGCGGAGGTCGAGTTGCTACCCGGACTCGGGCACTCGCCCCTGCTCGAGGATCCGCCGCGGACCGCCACCCCCCTGCTGGCCTTCACCACGATCCACGCCGTACGGGTGGACTGA
- a CDS encoding FAD-dependent monooxygenase, with translation MRILVSGASVAGPVLAYWLTRHGFSVTVVERAPTLRKTGGHAVDLFRPAMNISEKMGVLPRVEERATGTNRMTVYREGSRHPVRADLSKIFSATSDRHVEIMRDDLSEIYYDAARDDVEYVFGDSITAISPDGEVRFENAAPRRFDLVVGADGLHSNVRRLVFDEESRFNAFIGAYLGVLTLPNVSDLDGELLIHVGVGRTAGMYGARHLGDARALFLFRSECELDYHHRDVPRQKELLRGAFAGMHAHVDRWLDELDRTPAFYFDSITQLRMDTWSQGRVTLVGDAGYCSGPAVGGSTSLAVVGAYVLAGELARAGGDHERAFPAYERVMAQHVRGSRAVALSAAKTLIPTSRLGVWGLAQGARLISALPAGPSRAIVRLATKSARFYNSVTVDDYPPSPAASGGRGGLAGDPGGGRPRS, from the coding sequence ATGCGGATTCTCGTCTCCGGCGCCAGCGTCGCCGGTCCGGTTCTGGCCTACTGGCTCACCAGGCACGGCTTCTCCGTCACCGTCGTCGAGCGCGCGCCGACTCTACGCAAGACTGGCGGCCACGCGGTCGACCTGTTTCGGCCCGCGATGAACATCTCGGAGAAGATGGGCGTGCTCCCGCGTGTCGAGGAGCGGGCCACCGGCACGAACCGAATGACCGTCTACCGGGAGGGCTCACGGCATCCCGTCCGGGCGGACCTCTCCAAGATCTTCAGCGCCACCTCCGACAGGCACGTCGAGATCATGCGCGACGACCTGAGCGAAATCTACTACGACGCCGCACGCGACGACGTCGAGTACGTCTTCGGCGACTCGATCACCGCGATCTCGCCCGACGGCGAGGTGCGGTTCGAAAACGCCGCGCCGCGCCGCTTCGACCTCGTCGTCGGTGCGGACGGGCTGCACTCCAACGTGCGCCGCCTCGTCTTCGACGAGGAGTCCCGCTTCAACGCCTTCATCGGGGCCTACCTCGGGGTGCTGACCCTGCCGAATGTCTCCGACCTCGACGGCGAGCTCCTCATCCACGTCGGCGTCGGCCGGACTGCCGGCATGTACGGCGCGCGGCACCTCGGCGACGCGCGGGCGTTGTTCCTGTTCCGGAGCGAGTGCGAGCTCGACTACCACCACCGCGACGTGCCCCGGCAGAAGGAGCTGCTGCGCGGTGCGTTCGCCGGCATGCACGCCCATGTGGACCGCTGGCTGGACGAGCTCGACCGCACCCCGGCGTTCTACTTCGACTCGATCACCCAGCTCCGCATGGACACCTGGTCGCAGGGGAGGGTGACGCTCGTCGGCGACGCGGGCTACTGTTCCGGTCCGGCCGTCGGCGGCAGCACCAGCCTGGCCGTCGTCGGCGCGTACGTCCTCGCCGGAGAGCTGGCACGGGCGGGCGGCGACCATGAGCGCGCCTTCCCCGCCTACGAGCGCGTGATGGCGCAGCACGTGCGCGGCAGCCGCGCGGTCGCGCTGAGCGCGGCGAAGACCCTGATCCCCACGTCCCGCCTCGGCGTGTGGGGACTGGCCCAGGGCGCCCGCCTGATCTCCGCCCTGCCCGCGGGCCCCAGCCGCGCCATCGTTCGCCTCGCCACAAAGAGCGCACGTTTCTACAACTCCGTGACCGTCGACGACTACCCGCCGTCGCCAGCCGCATCAGGAGGTCGGGGCGGCCTCGCGGGCGACCCCGGAGGCGGCCGGCCGAGGAGCTGA
- a CDS encoding SpoIIE family protein phosphatase — protein sequence MITARAAATFDPVGRSVATARAFVRDTLQGWGYTDVVDDAVVLTSELVTNAVVHAGTAADVLCLRTEDGVRVEVSDHYPEREIPLQSTGLNFGSPDRENGRGLLLCAALASRWGVEYSPTHKHVWFQLDLPERPVGLRSAGPLLPVGLLPVADEHVRVAVVQIDSTGSIAAWNEDAAFLFGHTADQVTGKQLTDFTAWPQTPGTNTGIAEALRLSRWEGSYGIRGADGRTIPVYASHLRVRDTRGEPSTVCLLVRDYERAVLQSPVRAPVSDTNADGHKTDPFEIFIGSPAPDDLDGLLQRTVERARDMLDADSAFLLLATDDETELEVRATTGLPSARQRFARVPVEAGTGRYGSARMPAVHEDLDNVPGAVPLLGGTGMRSVVTVPLKVEGRLTGSLGVAAEAAGRYSNEEALRLQFAADRIALAVESARLGELERLRRGSLSFLVEASDLLAGTLDRDQTLALMAQMTVPTLATWCAVYTIADQSSEPYLSYVLHEDEERIDGLKALLSKIAPPDPVPTPGARVWAAPSEAAHQAALRTSMRTLGLGELGGLGAGIHTTLATAAAVGGETVVLPLVARNRVIGMLTLGKPSDDHFRQEILELAEDLSRRAALALDNARLYSERMAISQSLQRSLLPPGLPEVPNVEIEVIYRAAGEGNEVGGDFYDVFPIRDGAYGFAIGDVCGTGPEAAAVTGLARHALRLLAREGFGGPAVLERLNAAILDEGARSRFLTLLYGELWPQEDGSALLKVVCAGHPLPLRLRQDGSVEAAAEPQPLLGVIEDLELYEQTVTLAPGDVLLCVTDGVTERREGTRMLGDDGLADVLATCTGFTAGAVAARILRAVERFAAEPASDDMAILAMRVPEPPTT from the coding sequence GTGATCACCGCGCGCGCGGCTGCCACCTTCGACCCGGTAGGGCGCTCGGTCGCGACCGCCCGCGCCTTTGTCCGTGACACCCTTCAGGGCTGGGGATACACGGATGTCGTCGACGACGCCGTCGTCCTCACCAGCGAGCTCGTGACCAACGCCGTGGTGCACGCGGGCACGGCAGCGGACGTGCTGTGCCTGCGTACGGAGGACGGCGTACGCGTCGAGGTCTCCGACCACTATCCGGAACGCGAGATCCCGCTCCAGAGCACAGGTCTGAACTTCGGCAGCCCAGACCGCGAGAACGGCCGCGGGCTGCTGCTCTGCGCGGCGCTCGCCTCCCGGTGGGGCGTCGAGTATTCGCCCACCCACAAACACGTCTGGTTCCAGCTCGATCTTCCCGAACGCCCGGTGGGCCTCCGCTCCGCCGGCCCGCTGCTCCCCGTCGGGCTGCTCCCGGTCGCCGACGAGCATGTCCGGGTGGCCGTCGTCCAGATCGACAGCACCGGTTCCATCGCCGCCTGGAACGAGGACGCCGCGTTCCTCTTCGGACACACCGCCGATCAGGTCACCGGGAAACAGCTCACCGACTTCACCGCCTGGCCGCAGACGCCCGGCACCAACACCGGAATCGCCGAGGCGCTGCGGCTCTCCCGCTGGGAGGGCAGTTACGGAATCCGGGGCGCCGACGGCCGCACCATCCCCGTCTACGCCTCACACCTCCGGGTCCGCGACACCCGCGGCGAACCGTCCACGGTCTGTCTGCTCGTCCGTGACTACGAACGAGCCGTCCTCCAATCCCCGGTCCGCGCACCGGTGTCCGACACCAATGCCGACGGCCACAAGACGGATCCGTTCGAGATCTTCATCGGCTCCCCGGCCCCCGACGACCTCGACGGCCTGCTCCAGCGCACCGTCGAACGGGCCCGCGACATGCTCGACGCCGATTCGGCCTTCCTGCTGCTGGCGACGGACGACGAAACGGAACTGGAGGTACGGGCCACGACCGGCCTGCCCTCCGCCCGCCAACGTTTCGCCAGGGTCCCGGTCGAGGCAGGCACCGGACGTTACGGCTCCGCCCGGATGCCCGCCGTCCACGAAGACCTCGACAACGTTCCCGGAGCCGTCCCCCTGCTCGGCGGGACCGGGATGCGCTCCGTCGTCACCGTCCCGCTGAAGGTCGAAGGACGCCTCACGGGCTCGCTGGGGGTTGCCGCAGAAGCGGCCGGCCGCTACTCCAACGAGGAGGCCCTGCGCCTCCAGTTCGCCGCGGACCGCATCGCACTGGCCGTCGAATCGGCCCGCCTGGGCGAGCTGGAGCGTCTGCGCCGCGGTTCCCTCTCCTTCCTCGTCGAGGCCTCCGACCTGCTCGCGGGCACCCTCGACCGGGACCAGACCCTGGCACTGATGGCCCAGATGACGGTCCCCACCCTGGCCACCTGGTGCGCCGTCTACACGATCGCCGACCAGTCCTCGGAGCCGTACCTCTCCTACGTGCTGCACGAGGACGAGGAACGCATCGACGGCCTCAAGGCCCTGCTCTCGAAGATCGCTCCTCCGGACCCGGTGCCGACTCCGGGAGCCCGCGTCTGGGCGGCCCCGTCCGAGGCCGCCCACCAGGCTGCCCTGCGAACCTCGATGCGTACGCTCGGCCTCGGCGAACTCGGCGGGCTCGGCGCCGGCATTCATACGACGCTCGCAACCGCCGCGGCGGTGGGCGGAGAGACCGTGGTCCTGCCGCTCGTCGCCCGAAACCGCGTCATCGGCATGCTCACGCTCGGAAAGCCCTCCGACGACCACTTCCGGCAGGAGATCCTGGAACTGGCCGAGGACCTCTCCCGACGCGCCGCCCTCGCACTCGACAACGCCCGCCTCTACTCGGAGCGCATGGCGATCAGTCAGTCCCTCCAGCGCAGCCTGCTGCCGCCGGGACTGCCCGAGGTCCCCAATGTCGAGATCGAGGTCATCTACCGCGCCGCGGGCGAAGGCAACGAGGTCGGCGGCGACTTCTACGACGTCTTCCCGATCCGCGACGGCGCCTATGGATTCGCCATCGGTGACGTCTGCGGTACGGGTCCTGAGGCCGCGGCCGTCACGGGTCTCGCCCGCCACGCCCTGCGCCTCCTCGCACGCGAGGGCTTCGGCGGCCCGGCCGTCCTGGAGCGCCTCAACGCCGCCATCCTGGACGAGGGCGCCCGCAGCCGCTTCCTGACCCTCCTGTACGGGGAGCTATGGCCGCAGGAGGACGGCAGCGCTCTGCTGAAGGTGGTCTGCGCGGGGCACCCCCTGCCGCTGCGCCTGCGCCAGGACGGCTCGGTCGAGGCAGCCGCCGAACCTCAGCCGCTGCTGGGCGTCATCGAGGACCTCGAACTCTACGAGCAGACGGTCACCCTGGCCCCGGGCGATGTCCTGCTGTGCGTGACCGACGGCGTCACGGAACGCCGTGAGGGCACCCGCATGCTCGGCGACGACGGCCTGGCGGACGTGCTGGCCACCTGTACGGGATTCACGGCCGGCGCGGTGGCAGCACGCATCCTGCGCGCGGTCGAACGCTTCGCCGCCGAGCCGGCCTCCGACGACATGGCCATCCTCGCCATGCGCGTCCCCGAACCACCCACCACCTGA